One region of Fragaria vesca subsp. vesca linkage group LG4, FraVesHawaii_1.0, whole genome shotgun sequence genomic DNA includes:
- the LOC101300527 gene encoding uncharacterized protein LOC101300527, translated as MSRCFPFPPPGYEKKARTDDVDVLKKEKQREKKHKKDKKDKEKSEKDRGDGKHREKKDKKEKNRDKKKDKEKDTDKVKDKPGTSDGTRLPGKIENHVTEKIIHKDDRDKRDASHVGGYKAEKFGQNSHLPAENRNSVSVEVAKKTKDEARGSQVGGYQAEKRGQNSHLPAESRNPILVEVARKTKDEARGSQFGGYQAEKLGQNSHLPTENRNSVSVEVARKTKDEARGIKNQFVEKITISDRKKDEEMVRFMAKGTGILAEVKETSKDKRVDIRKPDMQEVRVAPQVSGSAMVQNPGGLVQVPGGMVQAKVQGLSKPLESNVERKTDGKDKTKEKEGDDKRGEKRKDKDREKKTQGKDKDRDKEKKKEEKAKKKNASRTAEPDKEKKKEDKANGSKHAEPDKSRETNKEIPIDSQYSEPSQPPKDSNKTADAEGNLKKRKDLKTNGVLHANEIRPNKLLRPSSSSHPLTQNGRTLEPCQTSIPYVSDKQGGANSVKIDSKERKKNGFTEARPSSASPAKPPSTAAQADPIAEASMRPPHPDSRFLSEVYTVPKMNELSDDDQDWLFGCSDTKSKKPKVESSPDEETAQVWSEALRIESADVCALPYVIPY; from the exons GAGAAGCAGAGAGAAAAGAAGCATAAAAAGGACAAGAAGGACAAAGAGAAAAGTGAGAAAGACAGAGGTGATGGAAAACATCGGGAAAAGAAAGACAAGAAGGAAAAGAACAGAGACAAAAAGAAGGATAAGGAGAAAGACACAGACAAAGTCAAAGATAAACCTGGTACTTCAGATGGAACTAGGCTTCCAGGAAAAATTGAGAATCATGTTACAGAGAAAATCATTCATAAAGATGATAGAGACAAGAGAGATGCTAGCCATGTTGGAGGTTACAAGGCAGAAAAGTTTGGTCAGAACAGTCACCTGCCTGCGGAGAACAGGAATTCTGTATCGGTGGAGGTGGCTAAGAAGACTAAGGATGAGGCCAGAGGAAGCCAAGTTGGAGGTTACCAGGCTGAAAAGCGTGGTCAGAACAGTCACCTGCCTGCAGAGAGCAGGAATCCTATATTGGTGGAGGTGGCTCGGAAGACCAAGGATGAGGCCAGAGGAAGCCAATTTGGAGGTTACCAGGCAGAAAAGCTTGGCCAGAACAGTCACCTGCCTACGGAGAACAGGAATTCTGTATCAGTGGAGGTGGCTAGGAAGACTAAGGATGAGGCCAGAGGAATTAAGAACCAGTTCGTTGAGAAGATTACTATTTCAGACCGCAAAAAAGATGAGGAGATGGTCAGATTTATGGCCAAGGGAACTGGCATTTTGGCCGAAGTTAAGGAAACTAGCAAGGACAAGAGAGTTGATATCCGAAAGCCTGATATGCAAGAAGTCAGAGTTGCACCACAGGTTAGTGGAAGTGCAATGGTGCAGAACCCTGGCGGACTGGTTCAGGTTCCTGGCGGAATGGTTCAAGCCAAAGTTCAAGGACTTTCCAAACCATTGGAGAGCAATGTTGAAAGAAAGACTGATGGAAAAGATAAGACGAAAGAGAAGGAAGGTGATGATAAACGAGGGGAAAAGCGTAAGGATAAAGATAGAGAGAAGAAAACCCAGGGGAAAGATAAGGATAGAGATAAAGAGAAGAAGAAGGAGGAGAAAGCAAAGAAGAAAAATGCGTCGAGGACTGCAGAGCCAGATAAAGAGAAGAAAAAGGAAGACAAAGCAAACGGTTCTAAGCATGCAGAACCAGACAAATCTAGAGAAACCAATAAAGAGATTCCAATCGATTCCCAGTACAGCGAACCCTCCCAACCTCCGAAGGACAGCAACAAAACTGCCGATGCTGAGGGAAACCTGAAGAAACGAAAGGACTTAAAGACAAATGGAGTTTTGCATG CCAATGAAATTAGGCCCAATAAATTGCTGCGACCCTCTTCTTCCTCTCATCCATTGACACAAAATGGAAGGACATTGGAGCCTTGTCAAACGTCCATCCCATATGTTTCAGATAAGCAGGGAGGAGCCAACAGTGTTAAAATAGACAGTAAGGAACGTAAGAAGAATGGCTTTACTGAAGCTAGACCGTCATCTGCTTCCCCTGCAAAGCCGCCTTCTACAGCTGCACAAGCTGATCCAATTGCTGAAGCATCAATGAGACCGCCCCATCCAGATTCCAGATTTTTAAGTGAGGTTTATACGGTTCCAAAAATGAATGAATTGTCTGATGACGATCAAGACTGGTTATTTGGTTGCAGTGATACCAAATCAAAGAAGCCCAAGGTGGAATCTTCACCGGATGAGGAGACCGCACAAGTTTGGTCAGAAGCTCTGCGGATAGAGTCAGCTGATGTTTGTGCTTTGCCGTATGTGATTCCATATTAA